One genomic segment of Cellulophaga sp. HaHaR_3_176 includes these proteins:
- the yiaA gene encoding inner membrane protein YiaA produces the protein MNYNFSSDTEKKVKTKMNKEYDQKPTPAFIGASWVALIAGMLAFTTGLVNAEMLLNEKGYYFTILLFGLFSAVSVQKNVRDRLEGTPVTDMYYGISWFAALASIALLIIGLWNADLGLSEKGFYGMSFTLSLFAAIAVQKNTRDKKYIESKDEE, from the coding sequence ATGAATTACAATTTTAGTAGTGACACAGAAAAAAAGGTGAAAACAAAAATGAATAAAGAGTATGATCAAAAGCCAACACCTGCTTTTATAGGAGCATCGTGGGTGGCACTTATTGCGGGTATGCTTGCTTTTACTACAGGTTTGGTAAATGCAGAAATGCTATTGAATGAAAAAGGGTACTATTTTACTATTCTATTGTTCGGGTTATTCTCTGCAGTATCGGTACAAAAAAATGTGCGTGATCGATTAGAGGGTACACCAGTAACTGATATGTATTACGGTATTAGCTGGTTTGCAGCATTAGCATCAATAGCGTTATTAATAATAGGTTTGTGGAATGCCGATTTAGGGCTGAGTGAAAAAGGGTTTTATGGTATGTCGTTCACCTTAAGTTTGTTTGCGGCTATTGCAGTACAAAAAAACACGCGTGATAAAAAGTACATTGAAAGTAAAGACGAGGAATAA